In Nicotiana tabacum cultivar K326 chromosome 11, ASM71507v2, whole genome shotgun sequence, a single window of DNA contains:
- the LOC142165751 gene encoding secreted RxLR effector protein 161-like, with translation MKDLNEVDTILGIKVKRDNKQVTLSQAHYIDKILTKFSHLGIKGYNTPYDSSVKLTANTGRAVAQLEYASAIGNDHWKAINRVLGYLKYTKHLGICYNGFPNVLEGYSDACWITSVNDNKSTSGWIFTLGGGAIRWASKKQTCISHSTMESKFIALAAAGKEAE, from the exons ATGAAGGATTTAAATGAAGTTGATACTATTTTGGGAATCAAGGTCAAAAGAGATAACAAGCAAGTGACTTTGTCACAAGCACATTATATAGATAAAATCCTTACTAAATTCAGTCATTTAGGAATAAAGGGGTATAATACTCCTTATGATTCTAGTGTTAAGCTAACTGCAAATACTGGAAGAGCAGTAGCACAGTTGGAGTATGCAAGTGCGATAG GTAATGATCATTGGAAAGCAATAAATAGAGTACttggatatttaaaatatacaaagcACTTAGGCATTTGCTATAATGGTTTTCCTAATGTATTAGAGGGATATTCTGATGCATGTTGGATTACAAGTGTTAATGATAATAAATCCACATCAGGATGGATATTTACTCTAGGCGGTGGAGCCATTCGTTGGGCATCcaagaaacaaacatgtatttcccATTCTACTATGGAATCTAAATTTATTGCATTAGCAGCTGCTGGGAAAGAAGCAGAATGA